The stretch of DNA CCCGAGCCAGCGCGGCGGCTGGCGGTGGGCTTTGACTTGCTCCCGACTCCGTAGTAACTACGCTCCTCGGGCGAGAATCGCGCGTGATTTCAGCCCGTTTCCCGAAGCGCCCACCAGCTCCGGGGTAAACTCACGCTAGGCGGCGGGGGAGCGGGTGAGCGTGTCCGCCGCGGGCTGCCGCCGGACCCCCGTGCGCGGCAGCATGCGGAGCACCACGGGCAGCACCACCAGCGAGGCCAGCAGCCCGCAGGCCGACCCGAGGGTGAGGAGCAGGCCGAGGCCGAAGATCCCCTGGTGGCGGGCCATCATCAGGCTGCCGAAGCCCACGATGGTGGTGAGCCCGTTGAGCGCCACCGCCATCACCGTGCTCCGCGCCACCAGCGGGCCCCCGTGCTCCCGGCCTTCCAGGTAGCGCATCACGATGTTCAGCCCGAACTCCGCCGAGGTCCCGATGATCAGCGGGAGCCCCCACACGTTGGCCATGGTGAACTTGAGGTCGAAGACCCACATGAGGCCCAGGGTCCAGAGCAGCCCGAGGCCCAGCGGCAGCAGGGCCAGCAGGGTCAGGCGCACCCGCCGGATCATCCAGAACGTGAGCCCGCCCACCAGGATGAAGGCGTAGGCCGTCCCCTGGACGTAGGCCCGTTCCATGAGCCGGATGGCCTCGTAGGTGATGATGGGCGCGCCGGTCACGTCCGGGTCCACCGACCTGAGCTCGGTGACGAACTGCTCCGCGCCCGCGCGCTCCCAGATGTCCACCTTGGGGTGGACCTGCAGGAGGAAGCGCCCGCTGTTGCCGACGAACTTCCGGCGCAGCTCGTCGGGCAGGTCGGTCAGCTCCACCGGCCGGGGCCGGAGGTTCCGCTGGAGCATGTGGAACTTGGCCACGAAGTCGCGGTAGAGCTGCGCCTGCAGGTGGGTGAGCGCCGGCTCGGCCAGCTCCCGGTCCGCCGAGGCGAGCTGGCTCAGCAGCGCCCCCGTCTGCTCCCGCAGCTGGCGGACCTCCTTCGGGAGCCGGTCGCCCGCCTCGCTTGCCGCCAGGTCCAGGCGGCGCTTGAGATCGCGCACGGCCTGGGTCAGCCGGTCGACGTCCACCGCGCTGGACCGCGCCACCTTCACCGGCGCCACCAGCGGGGCGAAGCTCTTGATGAGGGCGGTCTTCTCCCGCTGCTCCTCCGGGATCAGGTGGAGCACGGAGTCCACCTCGGAGACGGACGGGAGCCGCTCGAAGGCCTCCTGCTTCCGCCTGAGCTCCTCGAGGGAGCCGGCCGAGGCCAGCCCGTTGAAGCCGGAGCGCCCGGTCGTGGCGAGGATCCGCTTCTCCCACGCCACGGATTCCGTCCCCTTGGCCTGGAGATTGAGCATGTTGTAGTCGAAGCCGACGGACGGCAGCGCCCAGACGGAGGCGGCCGTGAGCGCGCCGGCCGCCACGAGGATGGTGACCGGAAAACGGGTGAGGCGCTCGAGAATCGGCACACGGATGCGCTCGAGCTCGTGGGCGCGCGGCTTCTGGTCCCGCGGGCGGGCGGCATGGTGCCGGTCAATCAGGACGAGGAGCGCCGGGAAGAAGGTCATCATGCTGACCCAGGCCAGCAGGATCGAGCTGCCCGCGATGAAGCCCAGCTCCTGGATCCCCCGGAAATCCGTGAGCCCGAGCACGTAGAAAGTCCCGCCCGCCGTGAGCGCCCCGAGGAGCATCCCGGGGCCGGTGCGGGCCGCGGTGAGCTCCAGCGCCTCCTTCAAGTTCCGGCCCAGGAAGATCTCCTCCTCGTAGCGGAAGAGGAAGTAGATCCCGTAGTCGATGCCGATGCCGACCACGATGGAGATGAACATCACGGAGAAGATCGTGAGGTGGCCGACCGTGAGCGTGACGACGCCCATGGCCCAGGCCAGGCTCACGGCGAGCACAACCAGCATCAGGAGCGGCTTCCCCACGCGCCAGAACGCGAGCGTCATCACCAGGAGTGTCAGCGCGAACGCAAGGACGGTGGCGACCTGGCTGTCCTGGAAGGCCGCCGACATCTCGTCGTTGGAGAGCACGGGGGCTCCCGTCACGCCCGCCTGCACGGAGGGGAAGACCGGGCGGAGGCGATCGATCACGCTCCGGATCGTGTCGATGGCCCGCTGATCCCCGACGAAACTGCCCTTCTGTCCCTCGGGGGTCTCGACGAGCACGAAGAGCAGGCTCTTGTCATCGGAGCGGAAGTAGCCGGCATCCGCCGGCGCCTCCCCGCCGAACGAGAAGAGCGTCCCCCAGGGGGAGCGGTAGGGCATCGGGCGGTCGAGCCGGGTCGCGATCTGCTCCAGCAGGACACGGAGGAACCGCGTGTCGGTGGGCTGGTTGTCCGACAGGCCCAGGTCGAAGATGTTCGTGATGAACGCCGCAGCAAGCTGCCTGTTCACCCCTTCCACGAGCTGGGCAAGGCTCGGATCGGCGGCGAAGCTTTCCATGAACTCCTGGTGATCGAAGATCTTGTCGCGGATCTCGCGCAGCTTGGCCGTGGACAGGTAGAGGAGCTGGCGCCCCTCGAAACGCTTCGGGTCGATGCGGTAGGAGGCGCGAGGGAACTGGACCGGGGAGTGGCGGAGCTCCTGGACGAGGCGGCTCGCATAGTCCTTCGCCGCCTCGAACGAGCGCGTCTCGACGACGACGACGATGTCCTCCAGCTCGCCGAACTCCCGGCTGTACTCCACGTAACGGAGGACGTAGCCGGCGTTCTTGGGCAGGACGTCGCGCCCGGAGGTCTTGAAGCGCAGGCCCTGGACCGTGACCGCCGCACCCAGCAGCGCCAGAAGCAGGGACAGCGCGACCGTCAGGACCGGGCGCCGGCAGGACACCCGAACCAGGCTGCGCAGCAGGCGGCCAGTTCTCGAGATCGCGATCATGGGAAGGGACACGCAGAACGCCTCAAGTCTACCACCGGGGTCCGCCAGCGGCGACACGTGGCGGAGGGGAGTCCCGGGCTCCCCGGGGCCGCGGGGCTACTCGTCGCCGGCGATGAACTGCTCGAGGCGCGCCCGGGCCTCCTCGTCCGACCACTGCCGGGGCGGGGACTTCATCAGGTAGGCGGACGGGGCGAGGAGGGCCCCCTTGAGGCCCCGGTCCATGGCGATCTTGCAGCAGCGGATGGCGTCGATCACGACGCCGGCCGAGTTTGGCGAGTCCCAGACCTCGAGCTTGAGCTCGATGTTGATCGGCTGGTCCCCGAAGCCGCGCCCCTCGATCCGGATGTGCGCCCACTTCCGGTCGGCGAGCCACGGCACGTAGTCGCTGGGGCCGATGTGGACGGCGTCGTCGGGGAGGTCGTGGGCGAGCTGCGAGCGGACGGCGTCGGTCTTGGAGATCTTCTTGGACTGCAGCCGCTGGCGCTCCAGCATGTTGTAGAAGTCCGTGTTCCCGCCCACGTTGAGCTGGCTCGTGCGGTCCATGTGGATGCCCCGGTCCATGAAGAGCTTGGTCAACGCCCTGTGCACGATGGTGGCGCCGAGCTGCGATTTCACGTCGTCCCCCACGATGGGCAGGCCCCGCTCCTCGAACCGCCCCCGCCAGTACGCCTCCCGGGCGATGAACACGGGGATGCAGTTGACGAACCCGCAGCCCGCGTCGAGCACCTGCTCGACGTACCACTTGGTCGCCATCTCGCTGCCCACGGGCAGGAAGTTGACCACGACGTCCGTGCGGGTCTCGCGGAGGATCCCCGCGATGTCGGCCGTGGAGCCGGGCGCCTTGGTGATCACCTGGGAGAGGTAGTGCCCGAGGCCGTCGTGGGTCATTCCGCGGTGGACCGGTACGCCGAGGGGCGGCACCTCCGCGAAGCGCACGGTGTTGTTGGGGGCGGTGGCGATGGCCTCGGACAGATCGGCACCGACCTTGCGTGCGTCGATGTCGAAGGCGGCGGAGAACTCGATGTCGCCGACGCGGTACCCGCCGACGCGGGGCCGCATGAGCCCGGGGATGAAGCCGTCAGCGTCGGCTGTCGCGTAGTGCTGGATGCCCTGGACGAGGGCCGAGGCGCAGTTGCCCACTCCGATGATGGCGACGCGGACGGAACCCACGTGAGCCTCCTTGATGAGTGCACCGTAGACGGGACCCCCTCCGGCGTGCGATGCAGGGGGCAGCCGCGGCCGGCCCGAGTCTAGCACAACGGGGGGCGGCCGGGTCGGGTCTGGTGCTCCGTGGCGGCGGCCCCGGCCGCCGCCTGGCGCCCCGATAGCGGGGCCATGGCGGCAAGCCCGACCAGGATCCACGCCGCCTCGCGGAGCCGACGAATCAGCGTGTAGGACAATCCGGCGGCGCCGCCCAGCCCGAAGGCGGCGAAGATGGCGACGTTGCCCCCTTCGAGCGCCCCCAGCGAGGCCGGGATCATGAAGCTCGCGAACTTGACGGCGGTCCCGAAGGACTCGATCGCCACGGCGGCGGGAAGCGAGATCGGCAGCCCGAGAAGGGTGAGCACCAGGTAGATCTCGAGGCTGCCGGCAGTCCAGGCCGCGAAGTGGAACAGGACGGCGGCCAGGAGCCGGCGGCGGTGAGCGCGGTAGAACGCGGCCAGGGCCCGGTCCAGACCCTCGAGCCGCTCCTGTCCGCGCTCGCCTGGCCCCATCCCGAGGCGCCCGAGCAGGCGGCCGCCGCGCCCCGCCGGGCCCCGGAGCTGGACCATGACGAAGCCCCCCACCCCGGCTACTTCGAGTCCGAGCAGCAGGACCATCGCGGTCATCAGGGGGCTCGCGGCCGGCACGAGCGAGGTGGCGACGAGGAGGCCGAGCACGAGAAACAGCCCCTGGCCGACGACGACCGTGGTCTTGTCGACGATCACCGAGGCGAGCCCCTCCGGGAGCGGCACCCAGGGCCGCAGCAGGTAGGCCTTCACGGGCTCCCCGCCGACGGAGGCTGTCGGCGTGGTCGCGTTGACCGCCTCCCCGGCCAGCCGGGCACCCCACAGCGGCCAGAAGGGCGCCGCGCGCCCGAGGAAGACGCAGCGCCACGCGAGCGTGTCCAGTGTCGTGGTGAGCGCGTACGGGAAGCAGACCACGAGCAGCAGGCGCCAGGAGAGCGTGCGCACCGACTCCCAGACGGTGGCAGGGCCGACCTCGTACACCAGGTACACGATGAACGCGGCGCCTGCAAGGAGCAGGAGCGGACGGAGCATCCGGAGGAGAACCGAGGCGGGACCGTCGAGGCGGGACACGGGAGACGGGAGCGGGTGGCCGGCCCTAGAGCAGGGCGGCGTGGCGCCGGATCTTCGCCACGCAGGCGATCCAGTACGCCTGCGAGCCCAGGGCGATGATCAGGACGAGGATCGGCAGCGCCGCAGGCAGCGCCCAGGTCAGGAGGACGAAGGTGAGCAGCAGCAGGTAGAAGAGGTCGCGGTTTCCCATGCTCTTGAGCGCCCCCCCGATGGTCTCGCCGACGGCGATCTTTCGCGGCAGGTAGCGCGCCACGAGGGCGCTCAGCGTCACGCCGAGCGCGCCGAGGAAGCCCATGGCGACGGCCCCGGGGCCGCGCCCGGCCGACAGCCCCATGGCCAGGACGACCAGCGAGAGGACCACCGTGTCGATGGTCCAGTCCAGCGCGGCGCCGAATCGCGTCTCCTGGAAGGTGAGGCGCGCCAGCTCGCCGTCGACATGGTCCAGGACCACGGCCAGCGAGTAGAGCCCCAGGCCGAGGACGGCAGCCAGCGGCGTGCCCTGGCAGAAGCCCGACGCCGCCCCGAGCCCGATGAGGAGGCTCGCGGCGCTCACCTGGTTCGGCGTCGCTCGCGTCTGGACGAGGACCCGCGTGATCGGCCGGGAGCAGCGCCGATGGATGAGCCGGTCCACGGCCGTGTCATCGTCGGTGCCGAGGGAGGCGTAGAGGGCCGCCTCGGCGTCCCGGCGGTCGGCCTCGGCGGTCACCCGCACGAAGAGCCCCCCGGCCGGACGGAGCTTTGGCCGCGTCTCCTCCACATGGCGCATCAGCGCGGCCCCGAGACCCGCTCCCGCCGCCAGGAGGGCCCAGAGTCGCGTCACCAGCTCGGGCGGCGCCAGCAGCACGGGCGCCCCGCTCTCTGCCGACTCGACGATGGCCGCCCCACCGACCTCCATGGGGCTCGCCAGGAGGCTGGCCAACGTGCGTGCCTCGATCAGGGCCGAGGCTGGCACGAGGAGGCACGGCTCACACGCGAAGGCCCGGCTCTCGGCCGGGTCGCGGCCGTCGAGCCAGCGCACCCGGCCCGCCAGCCCCTGGATGCGCCGGAGCGCCGCCTCGAGAGCGGGAGTGCGCAGCGCGGCCGGGACGCCCACTCTCTCGGCGCCCGTCCGTGCGGCGGCCACAATGGCCCGCACCGCGAGCGGACGGCCGGCCACTGGCAGCGCGGCGAGGCGGCGCTCGGCGGCGTCTGGGAGGTACAGGACGGCCCGCGCCACGTCAGTGCCCGAGGCGCTCGATCCTCGGGAGGATCTGGCTTTCGGCGCGGGCGAGGTCCTCGGCGAAGTCGACCTCGGTCCAGGGCAGGCCCGTGACGTCCACCCAGCCGACCTCCACGACGCCCAGCAGGCGGTGGAGGGCGTCCTCGTACTCGTTGACGCCGCCGGTCTCCTCGATGGACTCGGCCAGGAGCCGGATGTACTCGGGAGCGTGGGTCGGGCTGCACTTGAAGAACCCGATGCCCTCGCCGACCACCTCCCAGCGCTGGGGGACGAACTTCTTCCCCAGGGCGATCAGGCGATCCCCGACGCCGTAGAGCTTCACCTCCTCGCCGGTGTCCGTGAAGCTCTGATCCAGGAGCAGCGCGCTCGGGTGCGGGGAGGCCATGAGCCGCGACAGGAACGTCGACGGGAACAGCACGTCGGCGTCCATCACGAGGGTCGTGTCCTGCAGGAGGACCTCGCGCGCCCGCCAGAGCGAGAGGATGGAGCCCTTCTGGTACTCGGGATTGTAGACGCAGCGGATGCGCATGTCGCCCCGCCGCTCGCCGGCCGCCGCGCGCACCTGGTCCTCACAGTGGCCGACGACGATAACCGTCTCCTCGACACCGCTGCCGGCGAGGGCAGCGACCATGCGGTCCAGCAGGGAGCGGCCGCCAACGGGCAGTAGGCACTTCTGGGTGTGGTCGGTGAGCGGGCCGAGGCGACGGGCGACGCCGGCCGCCAGGATGACGGCGTTCATCGGCGCCCCCCCGCCGAGCCGCCGGGCGCCTGCCGGACGCGGTCCGTGGCCTGCGCCGCGGAAGCCGCGACGTGGACGAAGTGCACCGGCCGGTCCTGTTCCTTCACGGGTCCTCCCCCGATCCTCGGCAGGGCGCCCTGGCCCATCCGCGCGGTGCGGCCGCCGTCGAAGACCACGCGCTCCGCCCGCGGCGGGCCGGGGTCACCCCGGGGCCGGCGCAGGGCGGACCCGCGCGGTTGCAGGCGGGCGCCGGTCTACTGCGTCTTGGTCGTCTTGCTCTTCTTCTGCGCCTCGTCCTCGAAGGAGACCTCGTCCTGCTTCGCCTTCATCTTCTTGACCAGCTCGCCGTACGAGGAGGTCTGGATGATCTTGTTGAACTGCGTGCGGTAGTTCGACACGAGGCTCACGCCCTCGATGTTCACGTCGTAGACGAGCCACCGGTCCCCCCGGCGGAGCAGGCGGTAGTCGATGGGCACCTCGCTGCCGTTCTTGGTGATGATCTTGGTGCTCACCACCGCCACCTCCGCCTCTACCCGCTCGCTCGTGTACAGGATCCGCTCGCCCCCGTATAGCTCGATCTTCGAGATGTAGGAGCGCTCCAGGAGGTCGCCGAAGAGCCTGATGAACTCCTCGCGCTCTTTGTCGGTGCGCCCCTGCCAGTGCCGCCCCAACGAGCGGCGGGCGATCTCGCCGAAGTCGAAGATGTCGTTGGCGATCTTCCGGACCGCGCTCCGGCGGTCCGCGACCTTGTTGTCCCCCTTCAGGGCCGGGGTGTCGAGCGTCTTGATCACGCGGTCGATGGCCCCCCGGAGCTGCTCCGTGGGCGTCCCCGCCCACGCGCCGCCCGCCGCGGCCAGGCCGAGGAGACACGCGAGTCCCATGCCCACCACGCGAGAAACAGTCATCGAGTGACCTCCGCTGTCGTCAGTGACGTGACGGTCCCAGCCATGAGCGCGCGGATCTCCTCGAGATCCCGACCCGCGGCGTTGTCCAGTCGAGCCAGTCCCACGCGATAGTTGAACACGGCCTGGAGGTACTCCGCGCGGGTTTTCGCCAGCGCCAGCACCGCGTCCGCCAGATCCTTGGTGTCGCCGATGCCGAGGTCGACGTTGGCGCTGGCCGAGACGACCCACTTCTTGGCGTTGTCGCGGGCCCGGTCGAGGACGGCCACGTTCTGTGCCGCCTCGCGGACCTCCCCGTGGGCCCTCGCGACCTGCAGCGGGATGCCCTCGACGGCCTGCACCCGGAGGGTCTCGAGCTTGGCCACCTCCGCCTGGGCCTCGCGGACGCGTCCCGAGGCGACGCCGAAGTCCAGATCGTACCTGAGCCCGAGTACCGGGCCGATATAGGCGTGCTGGAGCGGATCGGAGAGGTAGGCGTTGTTGAGCACGCGGTCCCGGTTCGTCGCCTGGGCCACCGAGCCCTGGATGCCGAAGAACACCATGGGCCAGGCCTTCGCCCGCTCGGCCTCCACCAGCGCCCGCTTCGCGCGCAGTCCTGCTGCGAGCTGGGTGAACTCAGGGCGGTTCGCGCGCGCGTCCTCGACGAAGCGCTCGAGCGGCGGCAGGGGTTCGAGGTCCGCCAGGAGCCGGCTCTCCCCGGGCTCCACGCTGGCCCCCGCCGGGAGCCCCGTCCAGACGCGGAGCGCCTCGGCGGCGATGCCGGCACCGCGCGCGGCCATGTTCATGTTCTTCTCCAGCTCGCCCTGGAGTGCGCGCAGCTTGAAGACGTCCTGCTCGGCGGCGAAGCCGCCTTCCTGGAGGAGCTCGAGGCGCTCGCCGGCCCTCACGAGCTGCTCGTGCAGGTCGTCGAGGAGGGAGCCGAGCTCCCTGAAGAGCAAGAGCCCCGTGTAGGCCTCGCGCACCCTGAGGGCGACCTCTGCGGCCGTCTTGTCGCGTCCCGCCTGCCGGGCTCGCACGCCGTGCTCGGCCGCGGCCCGGAGATTGTCGATGAGCCCGAAGGTGTAGATGGGCTGGACGAGGAGGAGATCCAGACGGCCGAAGGCGCCGTTCACCGCACCCTCCCGGGCGTTCACCGAGCGCAGTGGCGTCGAAAGCCCCGAACCGTCCAGCCGCTCGGCCTCCGGGGACGGCCCGACCACCCCCAGCGCCGTGAGCTGAGGCCAGCGAGCGCCGTCGGCCTGCTCTTTCTTCGCGAGGAAGGCTTCGACGTCGAGGGCCGCGCCCCTCACCTCCGGGCTCCGGGTGACAGCCGCCTTCACGGCGTCGGCGAGCGTGAGGACGACGGTGCCGGCCGGTCGCGGGGCCTGGGCGGAGGCGCCCGCGGCGGTGGCGAGCACGGCCAGCAGTCCGGCGATGCCGAGGCGGAGGCCCCGCGCGTGATCTCTGCGGCTCATGCGGCGTTGCTCCCTCCCACCTGTGCTCACACCTTCCCGAAGATGTACTTGGACAGGAGCTCCTCGAAGTCCACCGGCGGCTCCACCTCGGTGATGCGTCCGTCGGGCGGGATGATCTTCTCGGAGCCACCGGGGTTGATGCGGATGTACTTCTCTCCGATGAGGCCCTTGGTCTTGATCGAGGCGATGGAGTCTTCCTGGAGGCGGATGCCCCGGCGGATGCTCATGAGCACCCGGGCCTGGTAGTCCCACAGCGTGATCCCGTCCACGCGGCCCACCTCGACCCCCGCGATCTCGACGCTGGAGCCGGCCTTCAGCCCCCCGACGGAGGGGAAATCCGCGGTGACCCGGTAGCCTTGCCCTCCGAAGACATCGACTTTGCCGAGTCTGACGGAAAGCCACCCCAGCGCCAAGACGCCGATCAGCACGAACACTCCCACCGACAGCTCCAGCGTGGTACGCCTCATGCCGGGTCTCCTTCACCAGGGGCGGGCACCCGGGCTGTCGCCCGCCCGCCCCCGCCGGAAGCTCCGCCTCCGTGTGTTCCCTCTCGCGATGTCAGCCGCCGCCTTCTTCTCTTGTCTCGCCTGAACGTGAATGACCTCACGCGGCAGCTTGGCCTCTTCGCCCCCATGGAGCTCATCGGTGTCGTCGGGGCCGTCATGCCGGCCGGAGGGCTCCCTCGACGTCCCCGCGGATGAACTGCTGCACGGTGGGGTTCGCGGAGGCCTGGATGGCATCCGGCGCCCCTTGCTCGATGATCACGCCGTCGTGCAGCATGGCCACGCGGTCGGCGATCCCGAAGATCTCGGGAATCTCGTGGCTCACCATCACGGCCGTGAAGCGGAACTTCCGGTGCATCGCGAGGATGAGGTGGTGGATCGTGTTGACCAGGATGGGGTCGAGCCCGGTGGTCGGCTCGTCGAAGAACACCACCTCGGGCTCCGTCACCAGCGCCCGCGCGATGGCCACCCGCTTCCGCATGCCTCCCGAGATCTCCGCGGGGTTCTTGTGCCCCATGCCCGCCAGGCCTACCTGGTCGAGCTTCTCCTCCACGCGCTCCGCGATCTGGCGCCAGCGGAGCGGCGTCTTCTCCCGCAGCGGGAACGCCACGTTGTCGAACACCGACATGGAGTCGAAGAGCGCGCCCCCCTGGAACACGACCCCGTAGCGCTCGCGGACGCGGTCCAACGCCGGGCCGCGGAGTCGGGTGATGTCCGTGCCGTGCACCAGCACGCGGCCCGAGTCCGGCCGCAGCAGCCCCAGGAGGTGCTTCAGCAGCACCGACTTGCCGCCGCCGCTCCGCCCGATGACCACCATGATCTCGCCGGCAGCCACCTCCAGGGTCAGCCCGCGGAGCACGCGCTGGCCGCCGAAGGACCGATGGAGATTCTCGACGCGGATCACGGGAGCACCGTCCCCAGGAAGTAGTCCCACACCAGGATCAGGACCGAGGAGAGCACAACCGCCTGGGTGGTGGCGCGCGCGACCCCCTCGGCGCCGTGCCCGCAGCGGAAGCCCTTGTAGGTGCAGACCCATGTCACGATGACCCCGAAGGAGAGCGCCTTCCAGAAGCCCGTCATGATGTCGGTCATGTCCACGAAGCTCTGCATCTCGCCGAAGTACGTGCCGGCGGACATCCCCAGGAGCTCCACCCCAACCAGGTAGCCGCCGAAGATGCCCACCACGTCGAAGATGCCGGTCATGAGCGGGAAGGTCAGGAGGCCGGCGACGACGGGCGGCACCACCAGGTAGCGGACCGGGTTCAGCGCCATCACCCTGAGCGCGTCGATCTGCTCGGAGATGCGCATGATCCCGATCTCGGCGGTCAGCGCCGAGCCCGCGCGCCCGGTGACGATGAGGGCGCAGAGCAC from Candidatus Rokuibacteriota bacterium encodes:
- a CDS encoding MMPL family transporter; this encodes MSLPMIAISRTGRLLRSLVRVSCRRPVLTVALSLLLALLGAAVTVQGLRFKTSGRDVLPKNAGYVLRYVEYSREFGELEDIVVVVETRSFEAAKDYASRLVQELRHSPVQFPRASYRIDPKRFEGRQLLYLSTAKLREIRDKIFDHQEFMESFAADPSLAQLVEGVNRQLAAAFITNIFDLGLSDNQPTDTRFLRVLLEQIATRLDRPMPYRSPWGTLFSFGGEAPADAGYFRSDDKSLLFVLVETPEGQKGSFVGDQRAIDTIRSVIDRLRPVFPSVQAGVTGAPVLSNDEMSAAFQDSQVATVLAFALTLLVMTLAFWRVGKPLLMLVVLAVSLAWAMGVVTLTVGHLTIFSVMFISIVVGIGIDYGIYFLFRYEEEIFLGRNLKEALELTAARTGPGMLLGALTAGGTFYVLGLTDFRGIQELGFIAGSSILLAWVSMMTFFPALLVLIDRHHAARPRDQKPRAHELERIRVPILERLTRFPVTILVAAGALTAASVWALPSVGFDYNMLNLQAKGTESVAWEKRILATTGRSGFNGLASAGSLEELRRKQEAFERLPSVSEVDSVLHLIPEEQREKTALIKSFAPLVAPVKVARSSAVDVDRLTQAVRDLKRRLDLAASEAGDRLPKEVRQLREQTGALLSQLASADRELAEPALTHLQAQLYRDFVAKFHMLQRNLRPRPVELTDLPDELRRKFVGNSGRFLLQVHPKVDIWERAGAEQFVTELRSVDPDVTGAPIITYEAIRLMERAYVQGTAYAFILVGGLTFWMIRRVRLTLLALLPLGLGLLWTLGLMWVFDLKFTMANVWGLPLIIGTSAEFGLNIVMRYLEGREHGGPLVARSTVMAVALNGLTTIVGFGSLMMARHQGIFGLGLLLTLGSACGLLASLVVLPVVLRMLPRTGVRRQPAADTLTRSPAA
- a CDS encoding inositol-3-phosphate synthase; protein product: MGSVRVAIIGVGNCASALVQGIQHYATADADGFIPGLMRPRVGGYRVGDIEFSAAFDIDARKVGADLSEAIATAPNNTVRFAEVPPLGVPVHRGMTHDGLGHYLSQVITKAPGSTADIAGILRETRTDVVVNFLPVGSEMATKWYVEQVLDAGCGFVNCIPVFIAREAYWRGRFEERGLPIVGDDVKSQLGATIVHRALTKLFMDRGIHMDRTSQLNVGGNTDFYNMLERQRLQSKKISKTDAVRSQLAHDLPDDAVHIGPSDYVPWLADRKWAHIRIEGRGFGDQPINIELKLEVWDSPNSAGVVIDAIRCCKIAMDRGLKGALLAPSAYLMKSPPRQWSDEEARARLEQFIAGDE
- a CDS encoding flippase-like domain-containing protein, which codes for MLRPLLLLAGAAFIVYLVYEVGPATVWESVRTLSWRLLLVVCFPYALTTTLDTLAWRCVFLGRAAPFWPLWGARLAGEAVNATTPTASVGGEPVKAYLLRPWVPLPEGLASVIVDKTTVVVGQGLFLVLGLLVATSLVPAASPLMTAMVLLLGLEVAGVGGFVMVQLRGPAGRGGRLLGRLGMGPGERGQERLEGLDRALAAFYRAHRRRLLAAVLFHFAAWTAGSLEIYLVLTLLGLPISLPAAVAIESFGTAVKFASFMIPASLGALEGGNVAIFAAFGLGGAAGLSYTLIRRLREAAWILVGLAAMAPLSGRQAAAGAAATEHQTRPGRPPLC
- a CDS encoding CDP-alcohol phosphatidyltransferase family protein — protein: MARAVLYLPDAAERRLAALPVAGRPLAVRAIVAAARTGAERVGVPAALRTPALEAALRRIQGLAGRVRWLDGRDPAESRAFACEPCLLVPASALIEARTLASLLASPMEVGGAAIVESAESGAPVLLAPPELVTRLWALLAAGAGLGAALMRHVEETRPKLRPAGGLFVRVTAEADRRDAEAALYASLGTDDDTAVDRLIHRRCSRPITRVLVQTRATPNQVSAASLLIGLGAASGFCQGTPLAAVLGLGLYSLAVVLDHVDGELARLTFQETRFGAALDWTIDTVVLSLVVLAMGLSAGRGPGAVAMGFLGALGVTLSALVARYLPRKIAVGETIGGALKSMGNRDLFYLLLLTFVLLTWALPAALPILVLIIALGSQAYWIACVAKIRRHAALL
- a CDS encoding phosphocholine cytidylyltransferase family protein, whose protein sequence is MNAVILAAGVARRLGPLTDHTQKCLLPVGGRSLLDRMVAALAGSGVEETVIVVGHCEDQVRAAAGERRGDMRIRCVYNPEYQKGSILSLWRAREVLLQDTTLVMDADVLFPSTFLSRLMASPHPSALLLDQSFTDTGEEVKLYGVGDRLIALGKKFVPQRWEVVGEGIGFFKCSPTHAPEYIRLLAESIEETGGVNEYEDALHRLLGVVEVGWVDVTGLPWTEVDFAEDLARAESQILPRIERLGH
- a CDS encoding ABC transporter substrate-binding protein, which translates into the protein MGLACLLGLAAAGGAWAGTPTEQLRGAIDRVIKTLDTPALKGDNKVADRRSAVRKIANDIFDFGEIARRSLGRHWQGRTDKEREEFIRLFGDLLERSYISKIELYGGERILYTSERVEAEVAVVSTKIITKNGSEVPIDYRLLRRGDRWLVYDVNIEGVSLVSNYRTQFNKIIQTSSYGELVKKMKAKQDEVSFEDEAQKKSKTTKTQ
- a CDS encoding TolC family protein, producing MSRRDHARGLRLGIAGLLAVLATAAGASAQAPRPAGTVVLTLADAVKAAVTRSPEVRGAALDVEAFLAKKEQADGARWPQLTALGVVGPSPEAERLDGSGLSTPLRSVNAREGAVNGAFGRLDLLLVQPIYTFGLIDNLRAAAEHGVRARQAGRDKTAAEVALRVREAYTGLLLFRELGSLLDDLHEQLVRAGERLELLQEGGFAAEQDVFKLRALQGELEKNMNMAARGAGIAAEALRVWTGLPAGASVEPGESRLLADLEPLPPLERFVEDARANRPEFTQLAAGLRAKRALVEAERAKAWPMVFFGIQGSVAQATNRDRVLNNAYLSDPLQHAYIGPVLGLRYDLDFGVASGRVREAQAEVAKLETLRVQAVEGIPLQVARAHGEVREAAQNVAVLDRARDNAKKWVVSASANVDLGIGDTKDLADAVLALAKTRAEYLQAVFNYRVGLARLDNAAGRDLEEIRALMAGTVTSLTTAEVTR
- the mlaD gene encoding outer membrane lipid asymmetry maintenance protein MlaD, whose product is MRRTTLELSVGVFVLIGVLALGWLSVRLGKVDVFGGQGYRVTADFPSVGGLKAGSSVEIAGVEVGRVDGITLWDYQARVLMSIRRGIRLQEDSIASIKTKGLIGEKYIRINPGGSEKIIPPDGRITEVEPPVDFEELLSKYIFGKV
- a CDS encoding ATP-binding cassette domain-containing protein; translation: MIRVENLHRSFGGQRVLRGLTLEVAAGEIMVVIGRSGGGKSVLLKHLLGLLRPDSGRVLVHGTDITRLRGPALDRVRERYGVVFQGGALFDSMSVFDNVAFPLREKTPLRWRQIAERVEEKLDQVGLAGMGHKNPAEISGGMRKRVAIARALVTEPEVVFFDEPTTGLDPILVNTIHHLILAMHRKFRFTAVMVSHEIPEIFGIADRVAMLHDGVIIEQGAPDAIQASANPTVQQFIRGDVEGALRPA
- a CDS encoding ABC transporter permease, which produces MSQSVPPAAQALPARLVGTLGAGALDVVAALGRFGAFLADAVVHVFIPPFKVRQLVERIHFIGFRSLTIVLLTGAFTGMVLGLQVFLTLSRFGSEAFLGPAVALALIRELGPVLCALIVTGRAGSALTAEIGIMRISEQIDALRVMALNPVRYLVVPPVVAGLLTFPLMTGIFDVVGIFGGYLVGVELLGMSAGTYFGEMQSFVDMTDIMTGFWKALSFGVIVTWVCTYKGFRCGHGAEGVARATTQAVVLSSVLILVWDYFLGTVLP